The Cyprinus carpio isolate SPL01 chromosome B17, ASM1834038v1, whole genome shotgun sequence genome has a window encoding:
- the LOC109107307 gene encoding kanadaptin codes for MMESECSEQIEKNHTEMETEKSSDPENGQSSDTKQDITSTNENTDDPFKKPDIFVAPSLTVKKSGCLNSSKKLTEELNSSRAENKDIYLDSIDKQPSAKSTDTLTDPSDHPSSERSEAQKVQPKPKDIRPKIPASAKLPPAGKFPPLPYTEPPWGSVPDISYSFELLKNGAILDTVPLTQSSYFVVGRLPVCDVSLEHPSISRYHAVVQYRGRAGQDGVLGEEKGFYAYDLGSTHGTFVNKNKIPPKTYIRLRVGHVLKFGGSTRLFILQGPEFDEEAESELTVTELRERARKQREELEKRMMGDGSDEEEEKEDSEVSATTRSSSEDTGCSWGMDEEAVPEDDENEENPFATEFQEDQEAAYLKDPKKALQGFYDREGEELEFEYEEKGQGTWLCRIKLPVDDAMGRQLVAEVTHSGKKKEAAVQCCLEACRILEARGLLRQEAVSRKRKKKNWEDEDFYDSDDDTFLDRTGAVEKKRTERMKKAGKIQERPVTYESLLAKLAEVEKELADTEKRLSSSGKGISSSLTEDPLDAFMSVVRSETALDGVERKKLHLHVAELKKEGQRLRKLADLAKPTQLPSLQPSSQSTDTENPKKLSLPMFGAMKGGSKFKLKTGTIGTLPPKRTNLPPELFNMKEMPSVGEEEEEEEDEKSKKTEDAVTDGDMEVAHSAEMTSSEHSSADRAETLTHRPNAKGDHEDQPAKLVASHEKQKSPHLQAKTASRPKEEIDNSVSNVPKTNTKKKMIGPSRPPVTMSKQYPEDDPDYCVWVPPSGQTGDGRTHLNDKYGY; via the exons ATGATGGAGTCTGAATGCAGCGAACAGATAGAAAAGAATCACACGGAAATGGAAACAGAGAAGAGCTCGGACCCTGAGAACGGTCAAAGCAGTGATACTAAACAGGACATCACCAGcactaatgaaaacacagatgatCCTTTTAAGAAACCGGATATTTTTGTGGCTCCATCTCTCACTGTGAAGAAATCAGGATGTTTAAACTCAAGCAAGAAACTCACAGAGGAATTAAACAGCAGCAGAGCAGAGAATAAAGACATATATCTTGATTCTATAGATAAGCAGCCATCTGCAAAATCCACAGACACTCTAACAGACCCGTCCGATCATCCCTCATCCGAGAGATCAGAGGCACAGAAGGTCCAGCCCAAACCAAAAGACATCAGACCCAAGATCCCTGCCAGTGCCAAGCTACCCCCGGCGGGTAAATTTCCTCCGCTCCCGTACACCGAGCCCCCGTGGGGAAGTGTTCCTGACATCAGCTACTCGTTTGAGCTGCTGAAAAACGGGGCGATCCTAGATACGGTCCCACTGACCCAGAGTAGTTACTTTGTGGTTGGTCGGTTGCCGGTGTGTGATGTGTCTCTGGAGCATCCGTCCATCTCCCGCTATCACGCCGTGGTGCAGTACCGGGGCAGGGCTGGGCAGGACGGAGTCTTAGGAGAGGAGAAGGGCTTCTATGCCTATGATCTGGGGAGCACTCATGGGACTTTTGTGAATAAGAACAAGATACCCCCTAAAACATACATAAGGCTACGAGTGGGACATGTTCTGAAGTTTGGAGGAAGCACAAGACTCTTTATTTTGCAG GGTCCAGAGTTTGATGAAGAAGCAGAATCTGAACTGACTGTGACAGAGCTCAGAGAGCGTGCTAGAAAACAGAGAGAAGAGCTGGAGAAGAGGATGATGGGTGACGGCtcagatgaggaggaagagaaagaggacaGTGAAGTCAGTGCTACAACGAGAAGCTCCTCAGAAGATACTGGCTGCTCTTGGGGAATGG atgaaGAGGCAGTGCCAGAAGATGATGAGAATGAGGAGAACCCGTTTGCCACAGAATTTCAAGAGGATCAGGAAGCAGCATACTTAAAAGATCCTAAAAAGGCATTACAGGGCTTTTATGACAGAGAAG GAGAAGAACTAGAGTTTGAGTATGAAGAAAAAGGCCAGGGTACCTGGCTCTGCAGAATTAA GTTGCCAGTGGATGATGCTATGGGCAGGCAGTTGGTGGCTGAAGTGACCCActcaggaaaaaagaaagaagctgCCGTCCAATGCTGCTTAGAGGCCTGCCGTATTCTGGAGGCCCGTGGTCTTCTGAGACAGGAGGCAG tgtcccGAAAACGCAAGAAGAAGAACTGGGAAGATGAAGATTTTTATGACAGTGATGATGACACATTCCTTGATCGGACAGGAGCGGTGGAGAAGAAGCGGACTGAGCGCATGAAGAAGGCTGGAAAGATTCAGGAGCGTCCTGTTACATATGAATCACTG CTAGCCAAACTGGCAGAGGTTGAAAAAGAACTGGCTGACACTGAGAAAAGGCTCAGTTCTTCTGGGAAAG GAATTTCCAGTTCTTTGACAGAGGACCCTCTAGATGCTTTCATGAGCGTTGTACGCAGCGAGACGGCTCTGGATGGAGTGGAGAGAAAAAAGCTACATTTACATGTAGCCGAGTTGAAGAAGGAAGGTCAGAGACTGCGCAAGCTAGCAGACCTGGCCAAACCCACCCAGCTGCCTTCATTACAGCCCAGCAG TCAGTCCACAGACACTGAGAATCCTAAGAAGTTATCTCTGCCTATGTTTGGAGCCATGAAGGGAGGGAGTAAATTCAAACTGAAGACTGGAACAATAGGA ACGTTACCCCCAAAGCGAACCAATCTGCCTCCTGAGCTCTTCAACATGAAAGAAATGCCCTCTGTtggggaggaagaggaagaagaggaggatgaaaAAAGCAAGAAGACAGAGGATGCGGTCACAGATGGTGATATGGAGGTTGCTCACTCTGCAGAGATGACCAGCTCAGAACACTCCAGTGCAGACAGAGCTGAAACTCTGACACACCGCCCTAATG CTAAAGGAGACCATGAGGACCAGCCTGCTAAGTTAGTTGCATCTCATGAAAAACAGAAGTCTCCTCATCTTCAAGCGAAAACTGCCTCTCGTCCAAAAG AAGAAATTGACAACAGTGTCTCAAATGTTCCAAAGACAAATACAAAGAAGAAAATGATTGGCCCAAGCAGG CCTCCTGTGACCATGTCTAAGCAGTACCCAGAAGATGACCCTGACTACTGCGTTTGGGTTCCTCCGTCAG GTCAGACCGGTGATGGTCGGACACATCTGAACGATAAGTATGGATACTGA
- the LOC109107303 gene encoding STAGA complex 65 subunit gamma — translation MMRYWGELPVASAPPGRSSFDLLQREFRQVEMQDPPLHQPSAQRPRPTTMLDIPSEPCSLTIHTVQLSQHARRLRGLIAAAQQGQQPLSTLLDSQGVLKSEDGDALPPRPATPTVPDDLLPLDSKAPRQPFQLRHSDPESDFYKGKGEPVTELSWLSCRQLLYQSVATVLAHVGFESANESVLETLTDLVHEHYLRITKLLRVAVDREACQGSTPFPDVVEQVFHEVGIGSVLALQRFWQTRIKDYHSYMLQVSKELSEEYERLVNPEKALEDSKPLKVKDEPVSDTAFLLSEEPEADLASGDQALPIGVLGTSNERLAGGLEEGHSPHTSGAAGNGSPLWHLAQVKMEPQDSEEGQVSGHGVLGSDVFEEGPMSTMSEAGIPPSPGGSEGSYMSHSPDSLIGTSPFTQRPKKRMRKV, via the exons ATGATGCGTTATTGGGGCGAGCTCCCAGTGGCTTCGGCTCCCCCGGGCCGCAGTTCTTTTGACCTTCTGCAGCGTGAGTTCCGCCAGGTGGAGATGCAGGACCCTCCCTTGCACCAACCTTCTGCACAGCGTCCACGTCCCACCACCATGCTGGATATCCCCTCTGAGCCCTGCAGCCTCACGATCCACACTGTGCAGCTGAGCCAGCATGCTCGTCGCCTCCGGGGTCTCATTGCTGCTGCCCAGCAAGGCCAGCAACCCCTGTCCACATTATTAGATTCCCAGGGTGTCTTGAAATCCGAGGATGGGGATGCTCTACCTCCCCGGCCTGCCACACCAACTGTACCTGATGATCTGCTTCCACTGGATAGTAAAGCTCCTCGACAGCCATTCCAACTACGTCATAGTGACCCAGAGAGCGACTTCTACAA AGGTAAAGGTGAGCCAGTCACTGAGTTGAGCTGGCTGTCCTGCCGTCAGCTTCTGTACCAGTCGGTCGCCACAGTGCTCGCTCATGTTGGATTTGAGTCAGCGAATGAGAGCGTGCTGGAGACTCTGACTGACCTGGTCCACGAACATTACCTGCGGATCACCAAGTTGCTGCGCGTGGCTGTTGACAGGGAGGCCTGCCAGGGGTCTACACCCTTCCCTGATGTGGTGGAACAGGTATTTCATGAGGTGGGCATTGGCAGCGTCCTGGCTCTGCAGCGCTTCTGGCAGACCCGCATTAAAGATTACCACAGCTACATGCTGCAG GTCAGTAAGGAGCTCTCAGAAGAGTATGAGAGACTCGTGAATCCAGAAAAAGCTCTGGAGGATTCCAAACCCTTGAAGGTTAAAGATGAGCCGGTGAGTGACACTGCGTTCCTTTTGAGTGAGGAGCCAGAAGCGGATCTGGCCTCAGGTGACCAAGCCCTTCCCATCGGTGTTCTGGGCACATCCAATGAAAGACTGGCTGGAGGACTGGAGGAGGGACATTCCCCTCACACATCAG GAGCAGCAGGGAACGGCTCTCCCTTGTGGCATTTAGCCCAGGTGAAGATGGAGCCTCAGGACAGTGAGGAGGGCCAGGTATCAGGTCATGGGGTTCTGGGCAGCGACGTCTTTGAAGAGGGCCCCATGTCCACCATGAGTGAGGCTGGCATCCCTCCATCTCCTGGAGGTTCAGAAGGAAGTTACATGTCCCATTCACCAGATTCTCTCATAGGCACATCCCCTTTCACTCAGCGGCCAAAGAAGCGGATGAGAAAAGTATAG